A region of the Ptychodera flava strain L36383 chromosome 22, AS_Pfla_20210202, whole genome shotgun sequence genome:
CAATATACAAACGAGAAAGGGCAACATAACAGCTGCTAACAGCTGAGAAAGCGCCCACATCTCATTAAAGCTACTTTCTGCTGTTGAGGGAGTTCTCTTCCACTAGTCAACACTTTCGAAAACGTTCAAGTTCTGcattaatttatgctaattttgaaattttaatttactgAACCATTAAAGAGAACTGAGACCAATGCATAATCCATAATTTTGCAAGCTGTCCTTCTGTCAGATTGGCAATGTTTCCTCTTTTTATCATGGAATACTTAGCATTCCTTGCCAATTCCCACTTCCAATCTCTGTTATAGTACCGTCTCAAGAAAGGCACATGAAGAATTTATTTGCATCAACAATAACTGGGCAGCTGTGCGGCTTCTTCAGCTTGGCATCGACAGATTAGGAAAAATTTTAATCCAATTTCGTGAGGTGTTGGCGCTAACAGCTAGGTATACACACAAAACGTCATGCAGGCAcaagaaacaaataaacagataCGAAGGATTCGGTGTTGAAACAGATGTGAACCGGCTGTTCATCACCGCGGCcggcatatgtatgtatatgactTGCATTTGGccgaaagtgaaaaaaatactaTTTCTGTTTTAGCACAGAAGTAATCATGACCCTAAAATTATCTTTGTACATGTAGGTTGGTCAACATGCCCCTTGTAGAAATACATTGGTGAAAGCATAAAGCAAGCGAGGTTCTCATTTTCGAAATTTTGGCGCACACAACTTAAAATGCGCCTCGTTCCTACTAAGTTTCATGACCAGAGCGAAAGCCGAAAATACGCTGCACTTCCAATGGAGACAGACGGCGACACCTCACTTACCTGCGGGCAATCTTTGATGTAATGTCCCTTCTGGAAACATAAGTGACAGAGATAGGTAGGCGGCGGCCGCTTTCCCGTTTTTCGGTCCACGAGAGGCGTACCGAGCGTAAGATCATTGAACTGGTCCGTTATGTCCCCTATACTTCCATACGGCGACTGCATCAACTTCGAAGGCTGTGCGAGGGAAAGACcaagaaatgtcaaaaaaagtttGTAAGACTTATCGAGAAAAGGTTTGGAACATGGAAATACATAATTCAAGGATAAATATGTGATCAGTGTAAATTTCAGATGGAAAACAAGTGATGAATCGGTTAGAACGCAAATTGCCTACATTTAGTGCATCAATTCGCTCAATGGCGGAATTCCTTGGCAAGTAGGCATCTAACAGCGTCAGAGCGGAGTGTTCGTAAAACGGGTTAACCCCCATCGCCGGATTCATCTCCGTCGTCGTTGTTTTTTCCGTGGCCGTGGAACGACCACAGCGGCTCCGGCGAGGCAAAGATTACTTTGGAAATAAACTGAGGGGCTTTAGTTGGGAAATTTTATCCGGGGAGAACGACGGGTGTTTGTCAATCAACGGGGCCGGCGGAGAGTGATGAGACGAGGCGATTGGACAGTTGTGCATTCCTTGGCTCATGGATCAGCAGTGGGGTGCCATCTGTACCGATATGTATGGTCTCTGGAGTTACCATCTAATGTTCTCAACTGGGCAACTACGCCATGTTGAATTGCTGAACTTCTTCCAGGGGGACAGGCAACACGGAGCTATATTTGACAGCCGGACGGCGGCAGTCTCTGGTTTTCGATGTTTGGCCCTTTTGCGTACGATGTCGGGTGGCATTTAGATCTGGCTGACTTCGCAAGATTGACAGATTTGCGATCAACGCAGCTGTGGAGTTAAAATCCTTGCGTAAGAAGAGCACAGCTCGAACGGAAGTTGAGAAACATAACACTCGGTCCGCCATTTTAGCTCGAACGTGAGTGCTGGCGGGGCATGATCGAATTTCAAAACGAAACGAAATTCTCACAACAAAGATAAAAATGCTAATATTTCCCATTCgcaaaaataaaatcgatgCTGTACAACGACGAGGGGAGTTATTTTGGCCGTTCGCGTCGAAATAACACCACGTAACTAAGACGGAAGACGTAACAGATTATTGAGATAAACTTTTTCTGTGTAAGCGacactttgaaaatcaaacacGGTGAATAGTTGATACACGAACGAGTGCAAACAAAGCTTACAGAGATTTGGTAACCGGTGTTTATTATTTGACGTCTTCGTCTCCAATGTATCGCTGGGAACACGGAAGAACCAGCGTCCATGTTCGCAAGACGCCGGCGGAATCTAGCAAGACGAAAAGCAGACCATGGGCAATCGTGTTCGGCGAACTCGCACGAGATGCGTGGCGTTATGTTCCGTAGTTCATTGTCAAACAATTACGTACAAGTTAAACAGTGTTTGTCATGGACAAACGCGATACAGACGATAACCATAGTGTGTTTAATTAACATTGAAGTAGGGGTCAAAGAGCAATTAAATGGTAGAACGTAGTGTGAAACAACTCTTACGACGCAGATCGCTAGCAGCGCTCTACTCATTATTTGAGAACGTCACCGCAGGAACATGCAAGGTTGAGTGTCCTGTCTATGATTCGGGGCAGGAAGGAATTGCAAAGCAGGACGTGGGGAGCGTCAGCCTTGTCAAATGTGAACGCACAGAATGTCGTGAGAAAACCGGTGTTGCCTACCTCGTTCTGATAATTgtagttgttgttgtagtttgtGATATTGGCATGGTTGGTGCTGGGTGCGATGCCGTTACCGATGGTCAAATTATTTTGAGAGGCATACTTCTCGGCGTAGTTGTAATCGTACTGTCCCTGTTGGCGATGGTggtggtgttgttgttgttgatggtgatgttgttgttgttgttgctgctgttgaTGGATCTGTTGTTGCTGTTTCTGTGTGCTTTCCTGGAGGGTGAGGTACATCCAGTTCAAAAGCTGGGCCGGCTTGCACAACGACGAACTGGCATCTATGGTTGACAACGACATCTTGTTGTAAACTCTCTCAGTATGCCCAAAATGTGATCTCCACTCACTCTCGCGTCCTACCAACTCGGGCCTCTGAGTGAGCGAGTGTGGTATCAACTACAAACTGTACAGAGTGGAGTTCAAATTACATAGCTATCTGCCAATCATGCGATAAATCGGTAACTATTATCCAATAAAGAGGAAGTCAGCCAATCAGGCCTCAGAGTTTGTTTATAGATAATCAACAACTGAGAAACCGCCGGGATACAGACTCTACGAGAGCTCGGCCAATCAGACTGTAGAGGCGATAATGGGCGGAACTTAAGGCGCACAGATGGTTTTTATAAATCTGTCAAACTTTTAAAGCGTGTATTCACAAATGATAAATAAAGTAAGCCCACAGGTCTCAACCGAAAGGATGTTTTTTTAGGTGACAATGCGGTGTAAGGTTGAAATTTGCCAGTGTTTGGAAGTTTAGATTAAAGTTTAGAAATtcagaagaaaaagaaagagcCTAGGCAACGAAAACGGGCTTCAGGTAAACATAGCGCGAGGCTTTCACTTAAAAGTTGAAATTGGGTTTCCTATCCGCTGATATACGCGTCTGTTTCTCCTCTCAGATGGATGCGTGAATGTGCGTCATCGCGGTTAGTTGTCATGGACACAACTGTTACTAGGCAACTTCAACTTTCAACACAGCACTGGGGATCAAATACAGGGGCTTCTTCCCGGGATTTTCATAGCTAGCTGGGGGATGCTTGTAGCTACTAATACCCGCTTGACAATTTTTGCTGGCATAGTTATAACTCTGACAGTCAAATTCAAGTCCCAGACTGGTGGCAATGCATCAACTACCGGGATGCAACAGCCAGTGCTGGCGAAGAAGGTTAAAGGCATTTCAACCAACATTCATGCCAAGATTGCAGAATAAAgcaaatctttttcattttttctgggTTATCTAAAAGGGCGGAAATGTGATCAAAGCAGGTGATCCGATATCTCAAGCCAGGTTCGATATGGTTTCCATCATTGACAAAGCAGACACAGTCTGCGTGCGGAAACAAAAGACCGCTTCAcggttaattaatttgttttcgGACAAACTTGTCCTGGTCCTGTCAGGATGTATCGCAGTTGACCGCGGCCAATTCACACCGGTTATCAAGTTGTCAAGCGCGTTTCCGCCCTATGTGTGGCCTGTTGAAGACGGGATCCATGTGCCGAGCCATACAGTACCAAATCGTATTTGGGGCCTGGTCTCAAAGTGTTGGGACTGTCCCGATTAATTATAGTATAGCGTAGGTTTCCTGTTTAGATTAGACCAGAGCTTGGCAGGGTAACTCGTTAGCCTGCTCGTGGTTTTAAGTCCCACTGTTTACCCTATTGACTAGCACACTCCACTTTCTCAAAGTATGTCAACATACTGTACAGATAATAATATCTTGTCCTCATTACTGCCGCCAATGGAGGTCTATGGCATGGAACCTCTTCCGCCCGAAGTGAAAGTGATTTTGGAACTGAATGAACGATCGCAGGGGATGCGTGTCGCTCCAGAGTTGGTGGGGTGACAGTCACGTACGATATAAAAAACTTAGGCTATATGTGAAAGGTGTTTTTTTCAATCCCGAGAtctatattttttacattttactcgTTTGTTTTTGCTGAGATTTAGAGCGACTTCGAAatagatggaaaagaaaagaaaagaaatccacaaaatgaaaacagtaaacaaaatatttctacGACTACTCTTTATGATGTATGTGTATTGCTCTGCATGATATCGGGATCGACAGCGTGATCGCGATCTGTGAAATTGTTTCTGTTGCCGCAATCAGATAAAAATGTTCGTGTGGTGGCGCTCAAACCAGAGCAGAAAAGGCACATGTATGCC
Encoded here:
- the LOC139123110 gene encoding zinc finger CCHC domain-containing protein 24-like encodes the protein MSLSTIDASSSLCKPAQLLNWMYLTLQESTQKQQQQIHQQQQQQQQHHHQQQQHHHHRQQGQYDYNYAEKYASQNNLTIGNGIAPSTNHANITNYNNNYNYQNEPSKLMQSPYGSIGDITDQFNDLTLGTPLVDRKTGKRPPPTYLCHLCFQKGHYIKDCPQARPKGEGLTPYQGKKRCFGEYKCPKCKRKWMSGNSWANMGQECIKCHINVYPHKQRPLEKPDGLDVSDQSKEHPQHLCEKCKALGYYCRRVQ